The Paenibacillus polymyxa M1 DNA segment CAACGCCTAATGACGTTCATAAAGAAATCGCGATCCAAGCACTGCAAGCTGGCAAACATGTCATTTGTGAAAAGCCAGTTACGATAACAAGCGCAGATTTCTTAGATATTGTCGAGGTGGCCAAGCAAGAAAATCGTCTGTTTACAGTACATCAGAATCGCAGATGGGATGAAGACTTCCGGATTGTCAAAGATATAATCAGTAAGAAGACCGTTGGCGATCTTTTCCACCTGGAATCGCGGGTTCAGGGAGCTAACGGCATTCCAGGAGACTGGCGGCAATTAAAGGCGTATGGTGGAGGAATGCTATTGGATTGGGGAGTGCATCTGTTGGACCAGCTTCTTCAGATTACGGACAGCCAAATCGAAAGCGTGACTGCTACCTTAAGTTATATTCTGGGGACAGAAGTGGATGACGGCTTTACCAGCTTGATTGAGTTCAAGGACGGTCTTACAGCGGTCATTGAAGTAGGTACAACGAATTACGTAAAGTTGCCGCGTTGGTATATTAAAGGAACTGAAGGAACAGCAGTGATCAAGGATTGGGATTTGAGCGGAGAGATTGTCACCCGAAATCCAGATGTCGCTCACGTGGAACCCAAACCGATTCAAGCAGGTCAAGGGTTGACGAAAACGATGGCACCGCCGTCTGAGGAATCCACCCTTAAGTTCCCGATTGAGAAAATACCTGCTGCAGCAGAAAGCTTTTACGAAAATTTTGTCTCCACCATCGAAGGAAAAGCCGAGCTTGCGATCAAAAGCGAAGAAGTGCACCGTGTGCTGGTGCTGATCGAAACCATTTTTGAGGCAGCAGCGACCAAAAGCGTGATTCGAAGATCGATTTAAAAGAAACGCAGAGTCTTTCACAGATTCTGGAATGAAATAATTTGAGAGCATGGCCAGGCGGATATGGCTCGTGAAAGCACCCCCTTTATCCTCATAGTGAGGACAAAGGGGGTGCTTGTTTAATCTACCCTGAATATAGCCAGCAGAAATTTTAGTCTGTTTTACACTTCAACAGCTTCGGGTCTTTTCACTTGGAGAGGAGGTGGAATTAACCATCCTTTTTCTTTAGACATTTGAAGAATCTTAACGCCTAAAGCAGTTTTGGTGGCATGATATTTTGCAAACAAGGCCCCTATATCCTCTCTGATGGATTGACCCATCACTTGACTACAAGCCACCAGTCCCAATGATGTATCAGACGCAATTTTAGCGGCGATCTCCGGGTCAGTAAACCGCGCACCTACAGGAATATCTTCAAGTTTCACTGGAGGTCTTTCTGGTAAGGCTGGCGCTGGGGCAATCCCATTGTCAGTAAGAAGCGTATCACACTCCTTAATTTCAAGTTTCGCTTGATCAATGAGTGCATCCAATATTTTTCTCAAATCCTTATCACCTGCATGATTCAGGAATGCTTGGTAGAAAGACAGAGCTCCTTTCGCGGCCAATGAAAATTGCCAAACACCGGAAATTTCACCATAGTGCATAGGTTCGTC contains these protein-coding regions:
- a CDS encoding Gfo/Idh/MocA family oxidoreductase, which codes for MKMDNRKYNVVIIGYGGMGSYHVQLIEPIEQLAIGGVYDIVDYRMELAAAAGYKTYASLEAVLGDQDVDIVLIATPNDVHKEIAIQALQAGKHVICEKPVTITSADFLDIVEVAKQENRLFTVHQNRRWDEDFRIVKDIISKKTVGDLFHLESRVQGANGIPGDWRQLKAYGGGMLLDWGVHLLDQLLQITDSQIESVTATLSYILGTEVDDGFTSLIEFKDGLTAVIEVGTTNYVKLPRWYIKGTEGTAVIKDWDLSGEIVTRNPDVAHVEPKPIQAGQGLTKTMAPPSEESTLKFPIEKIPAAAESFYENFVSTIEGKAELAIKSEEVHRVLVLIETIFEAAATKSVIRRSI
- a CDS encoding DUF3231 family protein, producing the protein MGILSGNPKDEPMHYGEISGVWQFSLAAKGALSFYQAFLNHAGDKDLRKILDALIDQAKLEIKECDTLLTDNGIAPAPALPERPPVKLEDIPVGARFTDPEIAAKIASDTSLGLVACSQVMGQSIREDIGALFAKYHATKTALGVKILQMSKEKGWLIPPPLQVKRPEAVEV